The genomic window TTCCTTTATAATTTTGATCGCTTCCGTCGGATAGCTATCCACAAACACTTTGTAGATATACATTCCTTTCCTCAGTGCATTCAAGTCTGTGCTTATTTGATGTTCACCCGAAGGCAAGTAATCTTTGTATACTTCTTTGACTTTCTGACCTTGGATATTGAACAACTGAATTTCTACCTCAGAAGCTTTAGGTAATCTCATTTGCAGATGACTCATGCTTGTGGTCGGGTTAGGATACACCTTCATCGTCAGTTGCTCTGTGCCATCGATGCTGTTGATCGATCCTTCCACAATCACATAGATAAATTCGTAACTGAAACCGCCATTGAAATCATCAGCTCCATAGGCCAATACTGCTACTCCTTCCTCTTTTGGAATGATGATCGCCTCATCATCACCATAAGCTACTTCTACGATATCAGGATGGAAGTTCTGAACGAAATAACCCAATACATCCTCGTCCAAATCGGTAATGTTATTTGGTAATGAGATCATTTTCAGATCACCTCTAGAAGCGTTCATATACAACTCGCTAAAAGGAGTCACAATTGGTGCTCTATTGACATTATTCACACCCAAAATCAGAGAATGAGTAGAGTTACCACCCCATTCGTCCTCGACTGTGACTTCGATTTCATAATCTCCTTGATGCTCAAAAGTCGGTTCGATAATTAACTGAGCGATGCTATCATTGACATGCTTTACTTCGATAAAGTCGATGGCCGAATCCACAGAGAAACGTAAGGCTGATTTTTCGAAATCGCTTGCCATAATGTTGAACACTTTGCTATCGTTTTCATCGACAAAGATCTTCCCGAATTGATCTGGAGTATAAGTGAATTCTGGTGCCACATTACCTTTAATCAAGAAGTTGACATCCTCGTAATTGACCATTGGATCGTTCGATCTGAAACGTACCGTAGCCAAGTGATTTCCAGTTCTCAGCGAATCGAAATCAATATTGGTGTTGATTACTTCGTTGTCGCCAGCTGAAACTGTTCCCGAGTAGGTATCCATTGTGAACCATCCCGTTAAGGCTGTTGCAGATAAAGCTCTCGTTTTCCAGATTCTTGGCTGATCAGGATCGTAACCCCAGAAGTCGCCACCGTCAAAACTTGTTAGCTGACTGTCGAAATCAAAGTCTTTAGAGTAATCCAAATCGAAACCAACTTTAAAGTATCCTGGAGGGTGATGCACCACAATCCAATACTCTTCGTTCGGGTCCATGTATACTGGGTTTTCGAAAGGAAGCAAGATCCATTTTTCACCCGAAGTAAATTCTTGAGTGAAGTTTTCCATCGCTACACGCTCACCTTCCACAGGGTCGGCTCCTCCTTTTACAATCTCAATTCTCACTGTAAACACTCCATTATTGATATAGTCGACATTCGATCGAACGTGAGTAATCAAGAAGCCTGCTTCCGGTGCTTTGTGTTTCGAAGCCACCGATGTCGGCATACCTCCTAACGAAGCCCAGTACCCTTGTGCTTTATTGGTATTGTTGTAGTAATCGTACAATAAGGAATCGGCAAAAGTGATGTCCTCACTATGTTCCACTTTCTGCCCCTCAGTAAGTCTGTAAATAACTTCCGCTTGGTAGTTTAAAGAACTATTCCCATTATTCACCACAGAAATCTGATGCTGCATTGTTTCCTGATCAGTCACCTCAATCGTCACATCTTCAGTAGGAATATGTAATACTGGAGGATCGATCATGACCGCTTTCACCGTCGTTGAATATTCTGTACCATTTACTTCCCAAGTGATGACCTCGTTGATATCAGTTAGTGTTTCTGCCGCATAGGCGACATACAACGTATCTTCACTTTGTGGTGCAACAATAATATCATCGTATATCTGACCAGTTCCACTCGTAAATATTTTCTTTCCATCGGCATATTGCACCTCTAGTCCGTTGTCATCATCATATAGAATTTTATCTAATTGATAGGATTTCGTTCCTATATTTTTCAGAATGATGGGTTGAACGAAAACTTCATCTTCGATATAGAATAAAGTATCAAAGTTCACCATCTCCGCAATCTCAGGTGATGCTTCCCCGTAGACATCAATTTCTAGAGGTAGGAAGCTTACCGAGTCTTCGAACATACTATTTGATACCACCCAAAGAGTATCTTCATAATGACCATCGAAAACCATCGATCCATCCAATTGAATAGTGAATTCTTCCCTGGCGTTTGGTCTCACAAATCCTTTGGCAGGAGGGGTAATTAAGATTCTTCTATGGTCATCAAATTCTTGACCGTAAACCGCTTCCCAATCCACTTCGTTTCTACCTAAATCAATTACAAAACGCTCGTCTGGAGATTCGATACCAAAGTTGAATTCACCATTATACGTATCGACATCATCGTACAAGAATTCGATTTGTCCATTCTTGTGAAGGATGGCTTGGAAAGTGGCTGCACCTCCTACAACTTCACCTTGCTGATGCACCATCATGTGCCATTCGAATACCGCTTTATCATCGAATGCTTGATAATACAATCCGCTTTCTGCGACCACTTTATTAAGGGTAAACAATGCCCAATGAGGAGCGATTAGCCCTTTTTGTAAATCGTCTTTTACAAACAACGGATGCGTATTATTTGTGTTTAATTCTGGAGGAACAATAGAAATATAACCGTGCTCGTTCATCCATGCACTATCGTATTCCTCACCATAGAACCAGAATTTAAACGGTAACTTTACGCCTTGGTAAGCATCCGAAGAAACATGAATTCTGTTCTCTTCTTTTACAATACTTTCGTAAGAATAACCAAGGTAAGCCGATGGATCGTCTTGCGTATCGGTCACACCATAATCGAACGACAAAGTATCTGCAGATTCCCTTGTATAATCTTCCAAACCAAGTACACTCAAAATGTTCTTTGGAAGGATAGAATACCACAAGTTTTGATCGTTGGAATTGTTCTCGATCTCAAACGCCATTTCTTTGATTTCGCCTGCATTTAGTTCGATATGCACTGGGGCATTATCAAATGCTAAGCGAGGACTTTCTAGCGAGAACCCTTTGATATCGACGTGTAATTCTTCACCATTGGATAACGTAATTATCGCCACATCATCTTTAGTTACTTTCGTCAAAGGAGCGAAGCTAAAGAAGAACTTATTTTCCGATTGAGGAGCGACCCAATAAGGCAATTCGATATCCGAAAGAATGTATTCCGGAAGGTCGACTTGCGTAATTTCAACTCCTTTGCTACCTGCATTATCAACTGATAATTCCAGTGATAGCGTATCGTTTACAGTGACTGCTTCGAAGTTCAATTCATCTACATTTAGCGTAACATCTTCTTCACCAATCACCGTTAAATTCACCTCCACTTCTTGATACGGATCCGTACCATTGTTGAAAATAAATAGCTTATTTAAGTGATCTCCATCCGTAAGATTAAAATCCAGATGATTGACAGTTAGTGTAATGTCTGTCGATTCTCCTTTCAATAGAGTACCTTCTTGAGGAGTGACCATTTTTACAAACGGCTTGTCCTCGTGACGCTCGTAACGGATCACGAAATCGTCTTTTAGTGGAGAAACATAACCGTCGGCTACATTGTCTTGTGCTCTTGCTTGGAAAGTGATACCGTAGTCCTCTTCGATATTTTGAATACCGATTAGACCTTTGTCATAGAAATTCGACGTCTCAATGTCTTTGTATCTGAACTCTATCGTACCATCAGCAAAAAGTACTGCTTGGATCGTCATCTCACCTTCTCGGTTGTTTTGTATCACTTTATGGTATTGAACGATAAAGCGATCGCCCTTACTTTCGTAGTAAATC from Flammeovirga yaeyamensis includes these protein-coding regions:
- a CDS encoding S8 family serine peptidase, with amino-acid sequence MKKIYNLIILSLFLCLGSTAFGQTPEVVPGKIRVKFSPNMVRNFRTIDTPDQDTRVDLTGVTQIDAFNTSQQIDGFKRVFPFSLKNEAKHRAHGLHLWYEISFDEVRSPAHMVESYQVLDGVEIAKPVYKKSYIEPAEFKPYTPSSSQRVQNSYPFDDPFLKDQWHYENYGDIIGEADADIDLFKAWEKTTGSSDVIVAIIDGGMDVAHDDLKDAMWVNEAEANGEPGVDDDQNGYVDDINGYNFVAGGNVSATDHGSHVGGTVAATNNNGIGVGGVAGGDGTEGSGARLMSCQIFLQSGSSTGVANAFVYAADNGAVIAQNSWSYTSTGYYEQEVLDAIDYFIEEAGQYEGSPMKGGIVFFSAGNTGYNQEIWPGMYEKVYTVAASDASNNPTEYTTHGTHVDILAPGGSLFNVQYEGVLSTVPGNQYAFMQGTSMACPHVSGVAALVLSEFGGEDFTPEDLKQRIIDFSQPFDDDMHEYWNGLVGRGMLNAVNSLSVNSDQKPETPVIKAENVYHDAFDVTWKVPYDADDEQPNAFYVWFSQLELTEDNYESISPYVFESSVNAGETFRLTIGNTREKQDFYFIVKAVDKWGNESDRSNILKITTGEAPRLVLEQDSIILEIDVQQQEMLSENIIIKNTKGGILKWSAYAKNFGYIPEESLDEYLSSQNYVEDSGAKIVFDADGMPTITLHQPNTNKAPAYASPNNQGVMANIGEVPLERHPSFDTLKQIGEYRSGLQYDWDEWPENALGVDAPEIMGFSHATVFEINRGLTFNLTHVAAFVNTVNTEEPIVVEIRKGGIEGPTYAETIHTQDFYVRDSTLGWIEIPLTRNFRFENDEVFWVVMHHPTNDPFPITCNLSGTYPGDVYWVSRNSGRTFENAQYRAVWLYYYLKVRALSTGNDGAWVYMDPHEGEVGPHKDETPSLKIDPSGLINGLHKSVVGLYTNDPNYPAASVFVDVTVKGQTPYLDVEDIYHLDQSFVGVEQYNELHVANNGYGNLEIYDYTSDIDGLELIKNDEDTLFIYAREEVNLAVNYTPQSLGMHQGYITLNTNIGDVKLLVTAQASSPAIATVKNANLNTTVNYENEEEVELSFTLENTGDYPLTYRIPSDLYEKYEGNQNDIRELFSEGHYPTDEIESPRRVTSIYTEITSDDLNGPMAGAFEDISTTGTPISHITLAYATAYGIEMGFDFPYFDGVFDRININAEGVMSFGQLWTTNADFSFPMANKAEGGIALMWHGFDPIRNFQTGVKRGEIYYESKGDRFIVQYHKVIQNNREGEMTIQAVLFADGTIEFRYKDIETSNFYDKGLIGIQNIEEDYGITFQARAQDNVADGYVSPLKDDFVIRYERHEDKPFVKMVTPQEGTLLKGESTDITLTVNHLDFNLTDGDHLNKLFIFNNGTDPYQEVEVNLTVIGEEDVTLNVDELNFEAVTVNDTLSLELSVDNAGSKGVEITQVDLPEYILSDIELPYWVAPQSENKFFFSFAPLTKVTKDDVAIITLSNGEELHVDIKGFSLESPRLAFDNAPVHIELNAGEIKEMAFEIENNSNDQNLWYSILPKNILSVLGLEDYTRESADTLSFDYGVTDTQDDPSAYLGYSYESIVKEENRIHVSSDAYQGVKLPFKFWFYGEEYDSAWMNEHGYISIVPPELNTNNTHPLFVKDDLQKGLIAPHWALFTLNKVVAESGLYYQAFDDKAVFEWHMMVHQQGEVVGGAATFQAILHKNGQIEFLYDDVDTYNGEFNFGIESPDERFVIDLGRNEVDWEAVYGQEFDDHRRILITPPAKGFVRPNAREEFTIQLDGSMVFDGHYEDTLWVVSNSMFEDSVSFLPLEIDVYGEASPEIAEMVNFDTLFYIEDEVFVQPIILKNIGTKSYQLDKILYDDDNGLEVQYADGKKIFTSGTGQIYDDIIVAPQSEDTLYVAYAAETLTDINEVITWEVNGTEYSTTVKAVMIDPPVLHIPTEDVTIEVTDQETMQHQISVVNNGNSSLNYQAEVIYRLTEGQKVEHSEDITFADSLLYDYYNNTNKAQGYWASLGGMPTSVASKHKAPEAGFLITHVRSNVDYINNGVFTVRIEIVKGGADPVEGERVAMENFTQEFTSGEKWILLPFENPVYMDPNEEYWIVVHHPPGYFKVGFDLDYSKDFDFDSQLTSFDGGDFWGYDPDQPRIWKTRALSATALTGWFTMDTYSGTVSAGDNEVINTNIDFDSLRTGNHLATVRFRSNDPMVNYEDVNFLIKGNVAPEFTYTPDQFGKIFVDENDSKVFNIMASDFEKSALRFSVDSAIDFIEVKHVNDSIAQLIIEPTFEHQGDYEIEVTVEDEWGGNSTHSLILGVNNVNRAPIVTPFSELYMNASRGDLKMISLPNNITDLDEDVLGYFVQNFHPDIVEVAYGDDEAIIIPKEEGVAVLAYGADDFNGGFSYEFIYVIVEGSINSIDGTEQLTMKVYPNPTTSMSHLQMRLPKASEVEIQLFNIQGQKVKEVYKDYLPSGEHQISTDLNALRKGMYIYKVFVDSYPTEAIKIIKE